A genomic window from Planococcus rifietoensis includes:
- a CDS encoding ABC transporter ATP-binding protein — MTTENKTITPKTSKQTVLQAHDVRKSFGARGNVQQVLKGIDLRVAEGEFVGIMGASGAGKTTLLNVLATIDRSTEGTILIDGVDISKMKDAELSAFRRNQLGFIFQDYNLLDTLTVKENILLPVSLGKMKKQAAEAQFQSIAKILDIEALADKYPHEISGGQKQRTSAARALINQPSLVFADEPTGALDSKSASSLLGTMADVNKQQGVTIMMVTHDPLASSYCSRVVFLKDGNVYSELYKGDKTRQAFFQEILNVQAVLGGDSVDAL, encoded by the coding sequence ATGACGACAGAAAATAAAACAATCACACCAAAAACAAGCAAGCAAACCGTGTTGCAAGCGCACGATGTCCGTAAATCCTTCGGTGCGCGAGGCAATGTCCAGCAAGTGCTGAAAGGCATCGATCTGCGTGTGGCAGAAGGGGAATTCGTCGGCATCATGGGCGCGTCGGGAGCAGGCAAGACGACTTTGCTCAACGTTCTCGCCACCATCGACCGTTCGACTGAAGGCACGATCTTGATCGACGGCGTCGATATTTCCAAGATGAAAGATGCTGAACTATCTGCTTTTCGCAGAAACCAACTCGGCTTCATTTTCCAGGATTATAATTTGCTCGATACATTGACGGTAAAAGAAAACATTTTGCTTCCGGTATCGCTCGGGAAGATGAAAAAACAAGCGGCGGAGGCCCAGTTCCAGTCGATTGCAAAAATCCTCGATATCGAAGCACTCGCAGATAAATACCCGCATGAAATTTCAGGCGGGCAAAAGCAGCGCACCTCGGCAGCGCGTGCGCTCATCAACCAGCCATCACTCGTATTTGCCGACGAACCGACAGGCGCACTCGACTCGAAATCTGCCTCATCGCTTCTCGGGACGATGGCTGATGTCAACAAACAGCAAGGCGTGACCATCATGATGGTGACACACGACCCGCTCGCGTCGAGTTATTGCAGCCGCGTCGTTTTTCTCAAAGACGGCAATGTCTATTCAGAGCTGTACAAGGGAGACAAAACGAGACAAGCCTTTTTCCAGGAAATCCTGAATGTCCAGGCTGTGCTCGGGGGTGACAGCGTTGACGCTCTTTGA